The Spirulina subsalsa PCC 9445 region TGCCGATGACTTCCAGTTGGGGATCATTGAATAGGGGGGAAATAGCACCGGGGTTAGAATAAACCGCATTGCCGAGACAGGGATAGAGGGGGCCAAGGTAAGTGTAGAGAGTGCGATCGCCTCCATTCACCCCAACAATAAAATTTTGATATAGATTACGAGGATTAAATAAGTAAAACTGATTAATTGTCTCTCGGGTGATGGTAGTTTCAAAGGAGGGGAGGGGGTAACAATCGGTTACTTGCCCCAGCGCCCGCAGTTGTACAGGTTTCCCGGCAATCAGATCCTCAATGACATGACCGCCCCCCCGTTCTGGCAGCACCGTATTTAAGCGGCTTTCTTCTGCGTCCCCTAGGCCGCCATATTCGGCCATCACCGTAGCCCCAAGGTATAAATCCACTGCACCCAGTCCCGCATAGGCTGGAACGCCTTCTAGCCAGCACTGACGAATTTTGATCGGGGGGTCCGTATGGCCGAGGTTGAAGATTGCCCCGGTGGACTCCATGGGTTCAAAGGTTCCCGTTGTGATCACATCGACTTCTTGGGTGGTTTGGGTCACGCCCACTTCTTGGACTCGGGCTTTCAGTTCCTCAACGGTCAAAACAACGGCTTTTTGTTGTTGGATTTTTTCGTTAATTTCGGCGACGGTTCTTTGCAAAATGGGGACACTCCTTCTGGGGCAGATAAGAATTCAGCATTTCTGGTTTTATCCGCTCTTTTAACTTTATGATTTTCTAGAAAATCTATGATGATCTAGTAAGGCTGCGGTATTCCTATTCAGTCAACTGATGAAGTATTATTGCCATCAACATCAAGTCTTTAGCTTAACCACATCATCCCAGTTAGAGACGCTATAATAATCATGTCTTCGATTAATTACAGTGCTTGACTGTATTTGTTTATTCAGTTGTGACCACCAGTGCCAATCGTGCCGAGAATGATTCACTCCTAAACGGGCGGTAAAGGTACTGGGTAATCTTTCACTCAATCGCATACCTCGTCTAGCTATAGCTAAAGCTGCGACAACATCACTTGAGAGTCCATACATACGGGCATATTTGACCATACCAATTAGGCTGGTAAAGGCTGGATTAACTTCAATTAGGTAAATCCCTCGGTTAGAGCAGATAGCCTTTAAGGTTTTAAAAAATTGGCTATAAGCCCAACCTGATAGAATTCTTGCATATTTCTTACCTCTTTCTCTGAACTCGGCTTTTTTATTCTGGAAGTCTAGTATTTCATGAACAATAGGACAGGTATAAAAATCTGCCAGTGTAGCCAGTTCCAAGCAAGCTTTGACGATTTGAGCTTGTGCNNNNNNNNNNNNNNNNNNNNNNNNNNNNNNNNNNNNNNNNNNNNNNNNNNNNNNNNNNNNNNNNNNNNNNNNNNNNNNNNNNNNNNNNNNNNNNNNNNNNTAGGGAGTCGGGAGAGCGTGAGAGAGGGGGAGAGGGGGAGCAGGGGAGAGGGGGAGAGGGGGGGCAGGGGAGAGGGGAATTAAGACTTATTCCCTATTCCCTATTCCCCATTCCCTATTCCCCGTTCCCTAATTAAGAGGAAGACAGCCAGTAGGAGGGGGGGGAAGGCGATCGCAATTAACGCATCGAGGGTATTCGCAGGAATCGGCCAGAGGGGGGCAAGATACTTGATGAGGAGGGAAATTGC contains the following coding sequences:
- a CDS encoding homocysteine biosynthesis protein gives rise to the protein MQRTVAEINEKIQQQKAVVLTVEELKARVQEVGVTQTTQEVDVITTGTFEPMESTGAIFNLGHTDPPIKIRQCWLEGVPAYAGLGAVDLYLGATVMAEYGGLGDAEESRLNTVLPERGGGHVIEDLIAGKPVQLRALGQVTDCYPLPSFETTITRETINQFYLFNPRNLYQNFIVGVNGGDRTLYTYLGPLYPCLGNAVYSNPGAISPLFNDPQLEVIGIGTKIFLGGGIGYITWEGTQHFPLQKRLPNETPIGPAATLAVIGDAKQMTPQWVRGCYFKNYGASIMLGVGVPLPVLHEQVVAHAAIQDQDIVAPVVDFSIPRRVRPTFGLVSYAALKSGQIKIDGQTVRTAPLASLRLSRQVALELKQWITLGQFTLTEPVAAIPRDRNFLPQDRWGSQRASD